The genomic window AAGCTCATCGGGGCTTCAGCGTATTGGCATGGAAGGACGATAAATCCCAAGGACGACAATGGCCATGGAACGCATGTTGCCGGTACGGCGGCAGGAAACTTCGTCGAGGGCGCTCACGTTCTTGGCAAGGCCAACGGCACGGCGTCTGGGATGGCACCTAGAGCTCACCTCGCAATCTACAAAGTGCTACATAATTACCACGGCCAAACCAGTGGCTTAGACAGTGATATATTGAAAGGGATAGACCAAGCCATCCGCGACGAAGTCGACATCCTCTCCATGTCTCTGGGCTCATCCAGAGTGCCCGATTATATGAACAGCGTCGCCAAAGGCTCATTCGCTGCAATAACGAGGGGGATCGTCCCTTGCGCGGCTGCAGCGAACGATGGGCCTATGAAAAGCATCATGGCTAATGATGCTCCTTGGATCCTAACAGTCGGAGCGAGCACCGTGAGCAGAAGAATACAAGCCATTGTGAGGCTTGGAAATGGGATGGAATTGCATGGAGAGTCTGCCTACCAACCGGAGTCCTTTCAGTCGAAGCAGTTGCCCCTGGTGTCCCCGTGTGATCTACTTCAGACatctgatgcctgtggctgcaaTGTCTCGATGGCCAACTTGGGTGTCCGAGGTAAGATAGTGCTGTGTTGGAAAATAGTCATTGATGACGTTAAAAGAGGCAGCATTGTCAAGAATGCCGGAGGGGCCGCCATGATAGTCCTGAACGCCTGGGAGGACGGTGAAACAACCGGTGCCGAGGTTCCTGGCCTTCCTGCCTCCAATGTCCCATACAGTGCCTCAAAGGAGATCGTGAACTACCTGGGAACGACGGCAAATCCTACCGCAACAATCATTTTCAATGGGACGCAGTTTGGAGCCCGTCCGACGCCGGCAGTCGCCTCCTTCTCTTCAAGAGGGCCGAGCCTTAGGAACGGGGGCATCATAAAGCCTGATATCATCGCACCCGGCGTGAACATTCTAGCAGCATGGCCATGGGAGGTCGGCCCAAATCCAACGGGCACATCCAAGACTTTCGATTTTCTGAGTGGCACCTCCATGGCGACGCCTCATGTCTCCGGGGTCGTGGCTCTTCTCAAGAACACTCACCCAAACTGGTCACCGGCCGCCATCAAATCAGCACTCATGACGACCGCAAACAGGTTGGACGACGCCGGGAATCCCATCGCCGATCAGTTCAATGACACGGCTGCCAGTGTCTTCGCCATGGGCTCAGGACATATCAATCCAGCCGCTGCCAACGATCCAGGCCTGATTTATGATCTTCAATTCTATGATTATGTCCATTACCTCTGTGGTTTGGGGTACACAGATAGCCAGGTCTCAGCCATCGTTCGTGGCAGAGTCTACTGCGCCCAGGTCCGTCAGATACGTCCAGAAGACTTAAACTACCCTTCAATCATGGTGAACCTTGGAACTTCACCTTCCTCGACGATGACGGTGCGTCGAACCGTGACCAATGTAGGAGATGCTGATAGTGCCTACACAATCGAAGTTGAGGAACCAGAAGGAGTACGTGTGGACGTTAGTCCTGCTACCCTGCAATTCTCCCAGGTTGATGAAAAGCAAAGTTTTGATGTCACATTCAGCCACAAGGGCTACCCACAGAGGAGCGCAGGAGAAATCTTAGAAGGGCAGCTTAAATGGGTATCCGGCAAATACCTTGTCAGGAGTCCCATTGCAGTCACGTTCCTTTAAAATGCCACGCTCGGCCTCCTTTAATAATAATACTGCTACTGCTAAATAATCTCTTATGTTTTCCTCTGTAAAGCCCAAAAACCCTAATTATAATTTATGCTTAATCATATGCAAGACATGTTTCATGTTTACAAATTGAAATTCTCTTTAATATAATTCCATTAGTGATCTCTTCATGACCAACTATGGTTTTAGCAATTATGCAATTATCTATTGGCAGACGCATAGATTAATTTCTAAGCTACAGAACATTATGCAATGCAATGTGTCAAAGCACTTATCAAATGCCAGTTGGTAATTAAGCGGGTTTTGATTATCACGCATGTTTAGTTGTTCTAATTGTGTGTTCCTAATTAATCAGTTGCCTCCTCGGTGATTTTCTATGTACTCCTGGGATGGAGACTCCACCTGGTCATATAAATGGCAATTTCATCTCTACGTTGTATTTCCCACATTCTAGTAAAAATAATCTGTAGTAGTGTAGCACGTAGAGGATTATACATATGGTTATTGCTGCAGAACATGATCAATGATTCTCATGATTTTTGATAGATGGCAGGAAAGGGGAGTGCTAGGAACCACAAACATTGAATTGCCTTCAACTCATTCCAGACTCATCCTCTACAGAACCCGCTCATTGCTCATCCAGTAAAATATGCTGGAGAAAATGACCCTCCTGCTTTATTGCATCAGTAGCTTTAATTGGTTCCCAGGTTTTAGCATCCGTAGTCTGACATTCTTTGTTCCACGTTCCCTATACTTCTTTGTACAACATcaactgctttttttttttttttttttttgaatggaaatGGAGGAAGCAGGGTGCTTCCCTCAAACAATTTACAAGGAACATCAACTGCTATCACGTTTGCCTCATACGAGTTCTGACATGATTACTCTCAGGACTCAGAGATCTGGTGGATGGCGACTTGTGAAGCTGGTAGAGTCATCGGCCTGTGGTACCCAATGACCTGGCTAAGAATCAAGCCCTTACATGGCTGGCTGGGTGAGAGGTAACCCGCTCTCTGAGAAAACTGTTGTTCATGGTTATTCCTGCCATCCTGACGTACAGATCATTCCTCAACTAGGTTTTTTCTAAGATATATTATTTTTGGTACCATTTTCCATCACTAATTGTAGGCCCTAGGATtccatttattattattttttcactgTTCTTCTTTCTCTAGCGGCCCCTTGAAGTCTTGTATCAATGATATCCGTGCAGAGTTCCCTGGCTTTGTTGGTTGGTGCTTCTTGTCTATACTTCATATTGTTCAATCGTATTTCGGCATCTCAACAAGGCTGCTCCCAGATATACTACATAATTAGAAACCAGTATCCAaccttgatttttatttttttctttggtgAGTTTCACCAAAtgccatttgaatttaattgatgaattcacAATGTCATTGTTCCAGTGAACTTGGAATGAGGTATTTTGCCTGCAAAAACGAGCACAAGAAGAGCTGCTTCATGGAATCCAAGGCAATTAAAATGAagggaataaaaaaattatcgagCATAAACCTCAATCGTGGCAGTAAAAACTAGAAACTGCATTTGCAAGCGAAATCCACTAGGCATCAATTGCAAAGTGATATTCATaatatttacaggtttttcggaTTTCATGTGGCATTGTTAACTTGGTTCGTCTGAAAAGGACGAAACGCTGTGTCCATCACAAAAAGTGCAAAATCCACTTTAGACTGCAGAACAAGTTGTCCAGAGCCTTACTCTAATCCTCCAGCCTCGCAAGCTCAATTTAATAAAGAAATTGTTCGCTTTACCATCCTTAATctaattttttgagaaataaaaagAATAACATCCTTAATCTAATAAAAATCAACGATCATGCTGTTTCAAATGCAATGGGAAAACATTAAAACATGCAAGATAATTCAAAATCTGAAGCAAGGATTCAATTAAATCTGGTCACTATGaactacaaaaaataaaaaaataaaaaaaccttTTTATCAGTCAAACAATTAATTGAAAATCAAATTAGTACAAGGATGATTTATCGAACCACCACCAGAAAACTAACCATAACCATCCCTTTATTTGCAGCATTAACCATATTACCAAGAGGTTTATGCATATTATTAGGCTGTGAAACTCATGTTCTTCACTCAAACAGGGAAGAATTACTTTACTCTTATTTCATGAAGAGAGAATTTATGAAGTCTGCCATTGCGCAAAGGTAACTCTGTTTTATTGGTGTTTGCATTTTTCTTTTATGGGAAAGGGGGTGTGAGGAGGGAGGCAGTGTTCGCTGATTTAAAAGCAAGTCTAAGCAAGAGAATGCAAAGAAATCAGAGGAAAGTGAGGAGAGAATATTGACAATTTGAAAGGTGTGACGAGCTGCATGTGGTAAAACTTTATTAGCAGACAATGGCAACTACATGCACCTTTTTCAACTCCATTCTTCTCTCCTAAtcagcctctctctctccctctccctcctcatATTCCTTACCATCTATTGGTGTCAAGGGTCAAAGGATCGAATGGCTGGATTAACTTTGCGTCCGCATACATGAGGATTATCCGCTTTGACCTCTGGCGCTATCGCATGGGATCGTAcagttttgccctttaaaagacGTCTCATTTAGGAGAGAAGATTCTAATACATATAAGTCATACtctctcttgactcataaccgatgtgaGATTAAAGATCAAGTTGAATGGTTTGGATGGTTAGGTTGACTCCGCGTCCGCATACGTGAGATATTGTCCGTTTTAACCTCTAACGCTGTCACATGGGGCCATATGAttttgttctttaaaaaaaatctcatatgCAAAGaagattttaattcatataaacCATACTCCCTCTTGATTCATAATCGATGTAGAACTAAAGATGCTCTTTTCATGTATACCACAACACCATCCATTCTTCTATAACTCCTATTCCTCCTGCTTGATGTCCTCTTCATTCTTTCTACCCTTCACTTTCATCTTCCTCCATGAACGTGTGGTCTCTGTATAATGACGATCCATCCAAATACGCCCATGATGCACCTTTGGTCTATATAGATTATGGGCAATATAATTTGTAACAACATAGAATCTCATCCAAAAATAACTAATTAGAATATATTGTTTAAATTTCTTAGTCCTATATAAATACTTGGGATCTATCTATTGTGCAGTTGATATGAGATTAAATACATTTATACTTGGATCGTTATATTCGTCCATCCTCTTTCACCTTCTTTGTCCCCTTTCTTTCCTCCAATCCCATCTAGGCACCTCCATATCACTTAAAGTACCTTGTAAGTAACAGTATCTTGGTCATACACATGCCATTGTTCTTTAGAACTCCAATAAGTAGGCCAAGTGCACTCagaataaaaaagtgaaaaatagAAATGATTGGCAGATCACATATTCTTGCCAAgtcttttggatggaagaaattaataatattttaaaattaatttgacgCATTATCAGACAGTAATAATTTAGATTATCTAATAATTTGAATTATCTACAATCTGAATAGAttgtcagtaatattgattattatGTTTGGTATACGTAGATAACAttgtagtaaaattattaaaaattttgattgatatgtTTGATATGGCAATCAGATTACTGATAAtataacatcaaatttttaaaatatttttaaattaaatttattaaattaaataataaattaaaataatcaaataataaatcaaatttattaaatcaAATACCCTTATAGTTTttcatataataataaaatattttaaataatattactgatcacataataataatattttataattactcaaacaatattttttattaataataaaaaatattttattatttatcttttcttttcaattttttatttttttctcctcattTCTCCCTTCCTTCCTTCCTCCCATCCCCCCATCCCGATCGATCCCCACGCCCGTTCTGCCCCGGCCCACTCCGATTGATCCTCAGCTACCAATGCCGCACCCATCCCCTCTAGCGTGCCACCCGTGGCCCCCCCAATGCCATCCTCTACCGCGGCCGTCCGCCCCTCTACCGCGATAGTCCACGGCGCACCCGCCGTCCGCTTCCAGCTCCGTGAGACCACCACCCGCCCTCCCCTCCCCCCTAGCCATTCGCGCCCATTCCACCCCTTTGTCGCGGCCGTCTGCCCCACATCCCTGCAATCCACACTACAGCCACCGCGGTCCGCTCTGCACCCACCATCCATCTTCGACTCTGTGAGACCACCACCCCTCCCCTCCTCCTCGGGCCCTGACGGCCATCCACATGACAGCAGGTGGTTCAGCGGCAAGGGGGAACAGGAGAACGACGAGCGGGAGGATGAGGAGGGGTTTAGGTTCATTTGTTTGATGAGGACagtttcatccaaattttttattgtcACATTATCAAATATTGATAATCTAGATAGCCATCCATCCTTTTGGTAATCCAAATTACTTTGTTGgagataatctggattacctGATAATTTGGATTATCAatccaaaaagcataccaaatatGCTAATATGATAGATCCCTTTAAATTGCCAATACTTTGGATAGATCGTCGGCTACTAAACGCAGCTTAAGATTGTCCCAAAATTTCTACGATATCCCAAAATTTGTCCCTCAAGATACTCGAGGATCTGATTCAACGTTAAATATTGGACATATTTTCTCCAATCTATTGCACAAAAGAACGATAAGATTAGAAAAATATCATGATAAAGCAGAATGGAAATATTACCGATGAAGTATGCCTTCAAGTTTTCAAACAACAGACGTTCGGAATCATGTCCCAGTATGCACTTTTGAAAGAAGCTGGTTGAGGTATATATGATAAAAGAACTTCCTTTGTACATGAAAAAGTATAAGATACGGTTGACAACCAAGTGTATGAAATTGTGTATGTTTGCCGAGCACAAAGAGATATTTTCGCTAGTACAAGGATCTAGTTACGATTGGAAGAACAACCAACATTCGCTGATGACAGTGAGTAATGACAGTGAGATTCCATAATGACTAATAGAAAATACAGAGCCTCAGCAAGGCACTACTGATATTGTTATAACCCAGTCCAAAGGCCACAAAGCcataggaggaaaaaaaaaaaacagagaatcgaagaagactcccgtcgggagtcttctccttcctcctgaCCGGCTTCTAATTGGAGTCGGAAAATGCCATGACTCCTCCCCTCCGACCCTATTTAAAGGGAgatctcttttctcttcctcccATCAAAAAATCAAGAGCCAAACGGCAAGGATCGCGGAGTTTTCTCATGGAAGCTTTCACTGTGTTTGCCTCAATTTCTCACCGGAGATgtcaccggagctcgaggtaagccccgtcttctctttctcctttctcccccttccttctctTGCCTGTGTGCACCATCGCCGGCGATCAgattcgtcggattttgttggggAAAATGTCTCTTGTTTTCGccccttttttctttgattttctggcGCCGACGGCCACCACCGACCGCCGGTTTGGTTTCTCTGGGCTGCGGTGTTGTagtcctcctgccgacggccaccGCCGTCCCGGCCGCGGCCTTTGATCGATCGAACAAGGGAGGGACCATACGGTCCCTGTTTTTGCCCAAAAAGAAaccgtgggaagaagaagaaggaaaaaaaaaaaaaaagaaagagagcaactttctctctctactttctctctctttcatcttctcttctctttctctctctaatttctctctctagaattttctctctctagattatttctctctcctaagattttttagaattttgagaagaatgatgatgaatttaaatgatcttagtaatgcattttgatctgtgatcaccgGACAGTATACCGGTacccatcttgatcagatcagatatctttaaattttatttttcatgattttatggaATTATtcgtatgataatttcagcatatcttgattaaattatcttaatctgatcgatcggatttgttgaaccaTATCGTCTGATTAGTCCagataaatttttctctctagaattgtacctcataaattctctctcctctgattttttctctctatttgattTACGAATGCAATAAAGAAATCTCGATCTTATCACTTTGAAAATCTGATTTGGCCAAACTTTGAACCATCTATATCCTAATTAAATTTTgaccagatgaaattagatgatcggatcaatCTGGACGATGAGATACGGAtgtccatcaattctatctttcttaattattcatgtcctttctaattattgaaattgatcctatataggattgtggatgtttgatcatgggatatcgtgatatgatctatgaacaaaagatgttggaagaaaatttatagaattatgtagatttgttGGAATgcatatgaggtaagtaatgcttcattttttttagatttatcgataaattataatatattttctgacatgatttgcgaAACGATACATAAattagatgaatgatattttgttataaaaaatatcttattttgatatgatatgatgaagcatgattgaacatattgaatttcatgatgcattatattgatgtaTTATATCGAATTAGAACAAGAACATgaattatgaagaattttgatataaaaataatatgaattgacaacctaactatgtaaaggatcccgtcaatgggggcatatacgttagcAATTGATTTGTCCAGAGGGTTTAtatcaccagcgagaccagcgacatgttgtcaatgagaccagcgacaaactgccagcgagaccagtggttccgaaggactttgctactAGATGATTTGCAGCTCACTACAAGATGATACGcagtgttatgatcctgccacagaaaaaatgtggtcataactcatggttgatgaaaaaaatataagaatgaaagaaattgaaatttcgaaagaaatttgagtttttaaaaaagaaatgaatttagcatgaattatattgcatgattactgttggtgcaaaaatccgcttgtgccggagaagctggagtcgaggaagtcgcagtcgccgtcgggacctgcaaaggaagtctaaaccggaggtggggttgctcctgcaagaccctccgatgctcaagtcagttctctgcctcaacaagaatggagtgctcgaacggagaatttagcagaatttttagatgaaagatgagagcttatagaataacgtacctggggttctccttttatagatggagggggcaacaaattgatagcgacgcctgtaaccgtctggcagtgggttacccagggtcaggcggagtttgctgcgaagagtagtgggatggacccgtggctatcatcggggtgtgccacgtggggcctgccgcgggaagtggagcgacgtccgctgtcgtgactcatctgggggtggtggaatcgcacaggatccgccgcagggagtggagcagaatcatgaccgttaatacagcctgtcagggagtaatggggtagcgtagggtccgccgcagggagtggggcagaatcatgaccgttaatacagcctgtcagggagtaatggggtagcgtagggtccgccgcagggagtggagcagtgttgtgaccattattgcggcctgtcagagagtgatggagctgcgcggaatctgccgcaggaagtggagcaggatcgtggacgttattgtggcctgcctgggagtgcagatccgtcggttgaagttcggcagcggtcggggctgatgatggagtttggctcccgtaggagtccgggcggagtcctccttgcggttggagttgtcggcggagtccggctctcataggagtccgggtgtagtctgtctgcggccgttggtgtcgaggacgaagcccggctcccgtaggagtccggacaaggcttaccgacagttgatgttgaggacggagcctggctcccgtaagagtccgggcggagtcccccttgaggttggagttgtcggtggagtccggctcccgtaggagtccgggcggagtctgtctgcagccgttggagtcaaggacgaagcccggctctcgtagaaatccgggcggagtcttcctgcaattaaagtcgaaggcgaagtccggctcccgtaggagtccggacaaggcttaccggcagttgatgttgaggacggagcccggctcccgtaggagtccgggcggagctcgcaagggctaatcccgtcgagaacttcgaccgtgggtattttgtacccaacaattacaattgatttcgaattgataaactctatatgcttatttttgataaatgattatttactttaatgcctgatgaaa from Elaeis guineensis isolate ETL-2024a chromosome 4, EG11, whole genome shotgun sequence includes these protein-coding regions:
- the LOC105043923 gene encoding subtilisin-like protease, yielding MEIHQKSLVIHFLAAFLYVSSSHLILAQSRLLPIIIDQVANATQMQTYIVHVQKPKGTKFLHFRDRVNWYTSFLPNSTLDSGEPRMLYAYRHVISGFAARLTPEEVEALEAMDGFVLAHPENEYVLTTTYTPKMLGLSQWEGGFWYPSTKGQGRVIGVIDSGIDPTHPSFQDDGMPPPPNYWSGSCYWGPPLCNNKLIGASAYWHGRTINPKDDNGHGTHVAGTAAGNFVEGAHVLGKANGTASGMAPRAHLAIYKVLHNYHGQTSGLDSDILKGIDQAIRDEVDILSMSLGSSRVPDYMNSVAKGSFAAITRGIVPCAAAANDGPMKSIMANDAPWILTVGASTVSRRIQAIVRLGNGMELHGESAYQPESFQSKQLPLVSPCDLLQTSDACGCNVSMANLGVRGKIVLCWKIVIDDVKRGSIVKNAGGAAMIVLNAWEDGETTGAEVPGLPASNVPYSASKEIVNYLGTTANPTATIIFNGTQFGARPTPAVASFSSRGPSLRNGGIIKPDIIAPGVNILAAWPWEVGPNPTGTSKTFDFLSGTSMATPHVSGVVALLKNTHPNWSPAAIKSALMTTANRLDDAGNPIADQFNDTAASVFAMGSGHINPAAANDPGLIYDLQFYDYVHYLCGLGYTDSQVSAIVRGRVYCAQVRQIRPEDLNYPSIMVNLGTSPSSTMTVRRTVTNVGDADSAYTIEVEEPEGVRVDVSPATLQFSQVDEKQSFDVTFSHKGYPQRSAGEILEGQLKWVSGKYLVRSPIAVTFL